A single window of Huiozyma naganishii CBS 8797 chromosome 10, complete genome DNA harbors:
- the CST26 gene encoding putative acyltransferase (similar to Saccharomyces cerevisiae CST26 (YBR042C) and YDR018C; ancestral locus Anc_3.244) has translation MTFVASLVYNVRKVVIPLVSMIVFIENILLLMVIQVPTVYCLPTNSALAQSLLDFTKKLFVITLTSILSVVAPAHVRITTDNDSIPAGTIYMDIAKGRVSSQLRPDSVTICNHQIYTDWIYLWWLAYTSNLGGRVHIMLKKSLRRIPILGFGMKNFKFLFMNRKWADDRVNVVNNLRELDANARGLGPLHGGKPMTTTENGTKVWNQSTQPSYTEELRGDRFWPYNFILFPEGTNLTQNTRNKTEIYAKKVNKTPFRHVLMPHVTGLKFTLETLEPSLDILYDVTVAYSGVKPSGYAADSYGLKNIFLEGQYPKLVDIYVRAFDIKSIPIKDDEQFEKWVEKVWAEKDELMNNYYETGGFALDPAKTSSLTSVFNVCRYEFVMISVLPFITLLWMLKSFFYSLF, from the coding sequence ATGACGTTCGTTGCGAGCCTTGTGTACAACGTGAGGAAAGTGGTGATCCCACTGGTTTCCATGATTGTTTTCATCGAGAATATACTTCTGCTGATGGTTATTCAGGTCCCGACAGTTTACTGTCTGCCCACAAACTCTGCCTTGGCGCAGTCGCTCTTGGATTTCACTAAGAAGCTGTTTGTGATTACACTAACCTCGATCTTATCTGTCGTGGCCCCAGCCCATGTGAGAATCACGACAGACAATGATAGTATCCCTGCTGGGACAATCTATATGGATATTGCCAAAGGGAGGGTGTCCTCACAGCTGCGTCCGGACTCGGTCACCATTTGCAACCACCAGATTTACACAGATTGGATCTACCTGTGGTGGCTTGCCTATACTTCTAACTTAGGGGGCAGGGTGCACAtaatgttgaagaagtcgtTGCGTAGGATCCCTATCCTGGGTTTTGggatgaaaaatttcaagttcCTATTCATGAACCGGAAATGGGCTGACGACCGTGTCAATGTGGTCAATAACTTGAGAGAACTAGACGCCAACGCTAGAGGGTTAGGCCCCCTTCACGGCGGGAAACCTATGACAACCACCGAGAACGGCACTAAAGTTTGGAACCAAAGTACGCAGCCAAGTTACACTGAAGAACTGAGAGGCGATAGATTCTGGCCATATAACTTCATTCTGTTCCCTGAAGGTACGAATTTGACCCAAAACACGAGAAACAAGACTGAAATCTACGCGAAGAAAGTTAATAAGACCCCCTTTAGACACGTTTTGATGCCGCATGTTACTGGACTGAAATTCACCTTGGAAACCTTGGAACCCAGTTTGGACATTCTGTACGATGTCACCGTCGCCTACTCTGGCGTGAAGCCCTCAGGGTATGCCGCTGATAGCTATGGTCTGAAAAACATCTTCTTGGAGGGGCAATATCCAAAGTTGGTTGACATTTACGTGAGAGCCTTCGATATCAAAAGCATCCCAATAAAGGATGATGAACAATTCGAGAAGTGGGTTGAGAAGGTCTGGGCAGAAAAAGATGAGCTCATGAACAACTATTACGAGACAGGCGGGTTCGCTTTAGACCCAGCCAAAACGAGCTCTCTTACGAGCGTGTTCAACGTTTGCAGATACGAATTCGTGATGATCTCGGTACTACCTTTCATCACGTTACTATGGATGTTGAAATCCTTCTTCTACTCGCTCTTTTAA
- the ATP3 gene encoding F1F0 ATP synthase subunit gamma (similar to Saccharomyces cerevisiae ATP3 (YBR039W); ancestral locus Anc_3.241) yields the protein MFSRAVANVVRARGATALMSRSAACRNYATLKEVEMRLKSIKNIEKITKTMKIVASTRLSKAEKAKANAIKIDEANEKFFKNAETEKAVVEQEGGEANKELLIAITSDKGLCGAIHSSLARRVRYHLIDSPNCDIISIGDKMKLQLMRSHPDNLKLAINGVGKDAPSFLESALISERIAKEFDLESYGKITIYYNDPISSISFEPSVKPLYSAKTIVNSPFYNKFEIDLDEDVPSDLFEYNLANQILTAMAKGYAAEISARRNAMDNASKNAGDMITKYSILYNRTRQAVITNELVDIITGASTLG from the coding sequence ATGTTTTCCAGAGCAGTAGCCAACGTTGTCCGTGCTCGCGGTGCGACCGCCCTTATGTCGCGGAGTGCCGCGTGCAGAAACTATGCCACGTTAAAGGAGGTGGAGATGCGGTTGAAGTCGATTAAGAACATCGAGAAGATTACCAAGACTATGAAGATTGTTGCGTCGACAAGGCTGAGCAAAGCAGAGAAGGCGAAGGCCAATGCCATCAAAATTGACGAAGCTAACGAAAAGTTCTTTAAGAACGCGGAAACAGAAAAGGCAGTAGTGGAACAAGAAGGTGGCGAGGCTAACAAGGAGTTGCTAATTGCCATTACTTCCGATAAGGGTCTGTGCGGTGCCATCCACTCCTCGTTGGCGAGAAGGGTCAGATACCACCTCATTGATTCTCCCAACTGCGATATTATCTCGATTGGGGACAAAAtgaaattgcaattgaTGAGATCGCACCCAgacaacttgaagttggCCATCAACGGTGTGGGGAAAGATGCGCCTTCGTTTTTGGAGTCTGCGTTGATCTCGGAAAGAATCGCCAAAGAGTTCGACTTGGAAAGTTACGGGAAGATTACAATCTACTATAACGACCCAATTTCCTCGATTTCGTTCGAACCAAGCGTGAAACCATTGTACAGTGCGAAGACGATTGTGAACTCCCCATTTTACAACAAGTTTGAGATCGATCTCGACGAGGACGTGCCCAGCGATCTTTTCGAATACAACCTGGCTAACCAGATTTTGACCGCCATGGCTAAGGGTTACGCCGCTGAGATTTCTGCTAGAAGAAACGCCATGGACAACGCCTCCAAGAATGCCGGGGATATGATCACCAAGTACTCCATCTTGTACAACAGAACCAGACAAGCTGTGATCACGAACGAGTTGGTTGATATTATTACTGGTGCCTCCACCTTAGGTTAA
- the FAT1 gene encoding long-chain fatty acid transporter FAT1 (similar to Saccharomyces cerevisiae FAT1 (YBR041W); ancestral locus Anc_3.243), which translates to MPAILNILGFILSKIFTLLFRLIRLILFPFNKLLCWSCGDYLSKVNRRYGFSEDLYIIPTFFYYVFEYIYKVRRHRFQNWYIFTSQVQKQGDNVAIRYTRPLAAKGEFELESYTYKEMYDIVLRLSYILNFTYNVEAGDHIAIDCTNKPLFIFLWFAIWNLGAVPAFLNYNTMGEPLLHSLKISNITQVFIDPDASQSIQACEEEVKNALPHVMLNYLDENDLYNTIKDETAPKFLQKDEVRSPEGLTDYKPSMLIYTSGTTGLPKSAIMSWRKSSVGCKLFGHVLHMHNQSTVFTSMPLFHSTAALLGACAILSQGGCIALAPKFSASNFWKQVYMTEATHVQYVGEVCRYLLHTTPSKYESMHCAKVAYGNGLRTDIWQQFRTRFNIEVIAEFYAATEAPFATTTFQRGDFGVGACRNYGAIIQFFLQYQQTLVKVEKDDDSLIYRNEKGFCEVAGVDEPGEMLMRIFFPRKPETSFQGYLGNERETKSKVLRNVFREGDAWYRCGDLLKADKYGFWYFLDRMGDTFRWKSENVSTSQVEDQISANAENVVKQVAVVGIKIPKYEGRAGFAVIRLVDNMVETSNEEKVALLNKLLLGLSNALPKYAIPVIVKFVDEIKMTDNHKVVKKIYRDQKLPHGTSGTDTLFWLKDYRSYELLTDDDWNAIESQKAKL; encoded by the coding sequence ATGCCCGCGATTCTGAATATACTCGGGTTTATTCTGtcgaaaattttcacaCTGCTGTTTAGACTTATTCGCTTAATCCTGTTTCCCTTCAACAAGTTATTGTGCTGGAGCTGTGGTGACTACCTGTCGAAGGTGAACCGGCGCTATGGATTTAGTGAGGACCTTTATATCATTCCAACCTTCTTCTACTATGTATTTGAGTACATTTACAAGGTTAGGAGACATAGATTCCAGAATTGGTACATTTTCACCAGTCAGGTACAGAAGCAGGGAGATAATGTTGCTATTCGCTATACTAGACCCTTGGCTGCCAAGGGTGAATTTGAGTTGGAGTCGTATACATATAAGGAGATGTACGATATTGTACTGAGGCTGTCGTACATTTTGAACTTCACCTACAATGTCGAGGCCGGTGACCACATCGCGATCGATTGCACAAATAAACCGCTATTTATCTTTCTATGGTTTGCCATTTGGAACTTGGGTGCAGTTCCTGCATTTCTAAACTACAATACCATGGGCGAACCCCTGTTGCATTCCCTTAAGATATCCAATATCACACAGGTCTTCATTGATCCAGATGCAAGCCAATCCATCCAGGCGTGCGAAGAGGAGGTCAAAAACGCACTGCCTCATGTTATGTTGAACTACTTGGACGAAAACGACCTTTACAATACCATCAAAGATGAGACCGCACCAAAATTTCTACAGAAAGATGAGGTTAGATCCCCAGAAGGGCTTACCGATTATAAACCTTCCATGCTAATCTACACATCAGGAACCACTGGGCTGCCCAAATCTGCTATTATGTCCTGGAGAAAGTCTTCAGTTGGTTGCAAACTGTTCGGGCATGTTTTGCACATGCACAATCAAAGTACCGTGTTTACCAGCATGCCTTTGTTTCACTCTACTGCTGCTCTACTGGGGGCCTGCGCCATCTTATCTCAAGGTGGATGCATTGCGCTAGCTCCTAAGTTTTCCGCGTccaatttttggaaacagGTGTACATGACCGAAGCGACTCACGTTCAGTACGTGGGTGAAGTTTGCAGGTACTTGCTACACACCACCCCTTCCAAATATGAATCTATGCATTGTGCCAAAGTTGCGTATGGGAACGGTCTGAGAACAGATATCTGGCAACAGTTTCGCACCAGATTCAACATCGAGGTTATTGCAGAATTTTACGCTGCCACTGAGGCTCCATTTGCAACCACCACCTTCCAAAGAGGAGACTTTGGCGTTGGCGCCTGTAGAAACTACGGTGCGATTATTCAGTTTTTCTTACAGTACCAGCAAACTTTGGTTAAAGTGGAAAAGGATGACGATTCATTGATTTACCGGAACGAAAAGGGGTTTTGCGAGGTGGCGGGTGTCGATGAACCTGGTGAAATGCTAATGAGAATTTTCTTCCCCAGAAAGCCTGAAACTTCCTTTCAAGGATACTTGGGCAATGAACGGGAAACCAAATCCAAAGTGTTAAGAAATGTGTTTAGAGAAGGCGATGCCTGGTACAGATGTGGTGATCTCTTAAAGGCGGATAAATACGGCTTTTGGTACTTCCTTGACAGAATGGGGGATACCTTCCGGTGGAAATCCGAGAATGTTTCTACATCCCAGGTAGAAGATCAGATATCTGCCAATGCTGAAAATGTAGTAAAGCAAGTAGCTGTTGTGGGCATAAAAATACCGAAGTATGAAGGCAGGGCAGGGTTTGCTGTGATCCGTCTCGTTGACAATATGGTAGAAACTTCCaacgaagaaaaagttGCATTATTGAATAAACTTTTGCTAGGCTTGTCTAATGCATTACCAAAATATGCTATCCCAGTAATCGTCAAGTTCGTGGACGAGATTAAAATGACGGATAATCACAAAGTAGTCAAAAAAATCTACAGAGATCAAAAACTGCCTCATGGAACGTCTGGTACGGATACGTTATTTTGGTTGAAGGATTATAGGAGCTATGAGCTATTAACGGACGATGACTGGAATGCTATTGAGAGCCAAAAAGCTAAGCTGTAA
- the FIG1 gene encoding Fig1p (similar to Saccharomyces cerevisiae FIG1 (YBR040W); ancestral locus Anc_3.242): MGITFIWFLTKRIPKLLTLVFNIIVVFLTIFLLVGCYNTSMESTYLVRYEFNKDSSFYPVITNSFKGSNNTAGLESLKIISGYMGVCVKNVPSGYKISNQEVASVCYPRKNLTSVPLYSDVAVEVFNKNSAAGSTPSTLNILKLAELTSVNVIHPYILMATVILSIIQILTLVYLAIPHIPLKDVIVKFVLILSLVLDLIWGMGAIWTHIGIHASYRLVPAASMGIIKVHKGRKGAAMSWTAFVFLLLISIILWLHEWKKVREQLADAEPITNTSHKYYSSESSSFASKV; encoded by the coding sequence ATGGGTATAACATTTATTTGGTTCTTGACCAAGAGAATCCCCAAATTGCTAACTTTGGTATTCAATATCATTGTAGTATTCCTGACAATATTTCTTTTGGTAGGATGCTACAACACTTCCATGGAATCAACATACTTGGTTCGTTACGAATTCAATAAAGACTCTTCATTCTATCCTGTGATCACCAACTCATTCAAGGGAAGTAACAATACCGCGGGTCTAGAGAGTCTGAAAATCATCTCTGGTTACATGGGCGTCTGTGTCAAAAATGTGCCCTCAGGATACAAAATATCGAACCAAGAAGTAGCATCCGTGTGTTACCCTAGGAAAAACCTGACCAGTGTACCACTTTATAGCGATGTCGCCGTCGAAGTGTTCAACAAAAACTCGGCAGCTGGTAGCACGCCTTCAACACTAAACATCCTGAAGCTCGCCGAGTTGACCTCTGTAAACGTCATTCATCCGTATATTTTGATGGCCACAGTTATCTTATCCATCATACAGATTTTGACACTAGTGTACCTGGCAATCCCACACATTCCCTTGAAGGATGTGATCGTGAAATTCGTCCTGATTCTAAGCCTGGTTCTCGATCTCATATGGGGGATGGGTGCAATCTGGACGCATATAGGCATCCATGCCAGTTACCGTTTGGTGCCCGCTGCCAGTATGGGAATAATAAAGGTACACAAGGGTAGAAAAGGTGCAGCAATGTCGTGGACCGCCTTCGTGTTCTTACTTCTCATTTCCATCATATTGTGGTTGCACGAGTGGAAGAAGGTCAGAGAACAGCTTGCCGACGCAGAACCAATAACCAACACAAGCCACAAATACTATTCTAGCGAATCATCTTCATTTGCGTCAAAAGTCTGA
- the TCM62 gene encoding Tcm62p (similar to Saccharomyces cerevisiae TCM62 (YBR044C); ancestral locus Anc_3.247): MFISSRTVRTLRGIQCHTVRTVTTKYTVAQRLTADFCTKLQLTNEIKVLDKVLNAVSHNSSMLYKGKYRNTPQIIGAQDYGQLQHVANGLVESLERQDVLNSHWTGKTNIGKIALQLFLDCHKGNVTPLASSLTCSLLQQFLQYPYKSTVQGMINSLKKVQAFLHDNKLTINDSHDIDILISHLTHSPKDAKLVREVMQAVNYKLFSDDIVRVVRGKRTTDEIDISKGWKFTVGLLNESEPYLRSIDIPKNKLVSANEPLLVLVYDGTLREANKILPTLTYMNKVEKSLLLIVTDNCVGEALASITINNNRNKRKGSKVRTYVMRYNEKDNDGRSVQENTPLLDFLELPNHMRSVYSPEFSEMVPSTINAQQYFGSVESLKATTGEIFLYNSSHGNLSDDAHLRTTITVNVGGENEIEIDQRKHSLDNLVNNVLCHGLKDGFVPTYGIALVKCIPMLSASLEHIDGGRQIGDRLDARLGVDATLSSLPIVMESALTNMYGFDRFTATSLISQTVDNGKFTMAQLSLKGGAIDTLKTGALEPWNKMDATLNGIVNFFTLLSSCEVAVSRVFAKPSKTPRS; encoded by the coding sequence ATGTTTATTAGTTCGAGAACAGTTAGAACCTTACGAGGTATACAATGTCATACTGTTCGGACGGTTACCACCAAGTATACAGTCGCCCAGCGGTTGACTGCAGACTTCTGTACAAAGCTACAGTTAACAAACGAAATCAAGGTACTTGATAAAGTGCTAAATGCTGTGAGTCACAACAGTTCAATGCTGTATAAGGGCAAATACAGGAATACTCCACAAATTATAGGAGCTCAAGACTACGGTCAGTTACAGCATGTAGCGAATGGTCTTGTGGAATCGCTTGAAAGACAGGATGTATTGAACTCACACTGGACAGGCAAAACTAACATTGGGAAAATCGCATTGCAGCTGTTTTTGGATTGCCATAAGGGTAATGTTACGCCGTTAGCTAGCTCTCTTACATGCAGTCTATtacagcagtttcttcagtaCCCTTACAAATCCACGGTCCAAGGAATGATCAAcagtttgaagaaagtaCAAGCTTTCCTGCATGACAACAAGCTGACTATCAATGATAGCCACGACATAGATATTCTCATCAGTCATTTGACACATAGTCCGAAAGACGCAAAACTTGTACGGGAGGTTATGCAAGCTGTCAATTATAAGCTATTCTCAGATGATATTGTCAGAGTAGTTCGAGGTAAAAGGACAACTGATGAGATCGATATTTCGAAGGGGTGGAAATTCACTGTTGGGTTGCTGAATGAAAGCGAACCGTATCTGAGATCCATTGATAtcccaaaaaataaactggTGTCTGCTAATGAGCCTTTGTTGGTTCTTGTGTATGACGGTACTCTAAGGGAGGCAAACAAGATCCTCCCCACTCTTACTTACATGAACAAAGTCGAGAAATCCTTGTTACTGATTGTCACTGATAATTGTGTTGGAGAGGCGCTGGCGAGTATCACGATAAACAACAATAGGAATAAACGGAAGGGGTCGAAGGTACGAACTTATGTAATGAGGTATAACGAGAAGGACAACGACGGTCGATCTGTACAGGAGAACACACCATTacttgattttttggagCTACCTAACCATATGCGCAGTGTATATTCACCTGAATTCAGCGAGATGGTACCCAGTACGATCAATGCTCAGCAATATTTTGGGAGCGTAGAATCGTTAAAGGCCACTACGGGGGAAATATTCCTCTACAATTCTTCGCATGGTAATTTATCTGACGATGCCCATTTGAGGACCACTATAACTGTTAATGTCGGGGGTGAGAATGAAATTGAAATCGATCAGAGAAAGCACTCATTGGACAATCTTGTAAACAATGTCCTGTGTCACGGTTTGAAGGACGGGTTTGTACCTACTTACGGCATCGCGTTAGTAAAATGCATACCGATGTTGAGCGCATCATTGGAACACATTGATGGGGGTCGCCAGATAGGCGACCGCTTAGATGCAAGGTTAGGCGTGGACGCTACACTTTCAAGTCTCCCCATCGTCATGGAAAGTGCTCTCACGAACATGTACGGGTTTGATCGATTCACAGCCACCAGCTTGATCTCTCAAACCGTCGATAACGGGAAATTCACCATGGCACAGCTATCCCTAAAGGGGGGTGCCATTGATACGCTGAAGACAGGTGCCCTCGAGCCCTGGAACAAGATGGATGCCACGTTGAATGGTATCGTCAATTTCTTTACACTGCTAAGTAGTTGCGAAGTGGCCGTGTCTCGTGTTTTCGCAAAACCTTCAAAGACACCCAGATCCTGA